Genomic DNA from uncultured Desulfuromusa sp.:
ACCAGCGTTGGATCAATCTGTTGGGTCACACTTGCGGCATTGGTCACCTCAAGAATCATCCGCACATACAGGTCTTTTTCTGAGCCTGACCCAGCAGCCGGTTTGGTTGTCAATGGATATGAGCCGACACCGATCATGGTGCCGTCAGCAGCAAATACGCCAACCTCGCGGATATCCCAACCCCCAACATCCACCGGAATCAGGGCCTCGATCACTAGCCAGTTGGCGTTGGTATCCGATACGTAGATTCGATTCAGACCACCACGCCAGGTTTCATTGACCAGAGCGGTCATGGTCGAGACCGGATTGATATCAGCCCCGTTGCCGTCACCAACCGCCAATTGTGTCAGGTCGACAAAGGTTTCTGCCACCTGAGCTGCGGCAAAGGCGGCAAGTCCGTTATCCGTTAAAATCGTAAAAGCCATAAAAACCTCACTGTGGGTAAATCGTTGTTACTTCACTGGATTGCAACCCCAACGCATAGACAGGCACCGGGGAACGAACGGCCAGGTTATAGGTCACTTCATCCAGCCAGGCGCTTTTTCGTTTGGCCGATCCGACATAGCGCAACAGCCTGGCTTCATCCTCGCTGGAAATTGTTTCGCCTTCGATATCGACCACCACCCGAAAATGTCCCGGCGTTCCGCTATATTCAAACCACTCCTGGACCTCGGCAAAGGGGATCCCCGCCAAAACAAGCGCCTGTTCCACTGCCCAGGGCGTCCCCTTGTGGCGGTGAATCTCCATCGCACCGGCCACGGTCTGGCGTTTGACCTGCTCGCTCCAGTCGCTTTCCCACTCGTCAACACTTAAGGTCCAGGCCAGCCAGGGTAGCGACGACAACGGGCAGGTCCATGGATTCCAGAGTGTCTTGATGGTGGCAATCGAACTTGCCACCGCATCAAAACGTTTGGCGATCACATCTTCAACAGCCCGCTCAAAAGCGGTGGCGTTGGGTGGCAATAGACTATTCATCTATCAAACTCCCGACACCCACTGTAATACCGGTGCAATAGGGGGCTTCGTTCATTGCGGCGGCGGCAGGTAACGCAGAATTGAGAGTCACACTGTGCACACCGGGGCGGTGCAATGCTTGTTTCAATCCGCTGTCTGTGATCGCCCGACCCAGACGATGGTTTTCATCGACATAGATCGCAACGGCAGATTCAGCCGCCTGCAGGATGGTTGCAGCGTCAAAACTTTTATAGATATCCAGAGTGGCATCAACGTTGTAATCGTAGACAGTTGCGGCCTGGACGGTGACTTCATCGGTTAATGGCCTGACTTTGCGATCATCAACCAGAGCCGCAGTGACAGAATCAAGCACCGCCTGACTTGGAACTCCATTGCCTTCCGCAGACAAGACGTTGATGGTGATCTGGGTTGCTGCAGGAGAAACAACGGAAATATCTTTGACCAGACCACTGGCGGATAGACCATGAAACTCATAAGCTCCGGAGGGGCCGGCAGTACTCTGACTTTCCGGAGCCAGCTGCACCCGTCCCCGGAGATTATCGTCAGCCTCATAGGTTGGATCGATTGGAGGGACCGCTTCGGGGTCACCTGGATCCACAAGTAAACGGGCCACATCCTGAATCGCGGCCAGATGATCCAGATCTGTCCCTTGCGAAAACGCCAGCATGACTGCACGGGCAGCATCATTCATCCGTTGCCGCAACTGAACTTCGCGGTAGGCAGCAACTTCAAACTGTTTGTAAGCCGGATCAGATTCGAGCAAAGCATTAAAGTCCGGGTAGCGGGTTTGATAGTCGGCAATCATGGCCGCTAATATGGCTTCAAACTGTAGTTCTTCAACAACTTCAGGTGCCGGTAATTCGTTCAGATTAATACTCATAAAACAATCCCTTCCAGTTTTATCGCTTGCCCGTCCGGAAGGTATTCACCCTGAACGCCCAGAGTTTGTTGACCATCTTCATCTGTCAGATGTTCAATCTGATCAAGGGAAAAACGCGGCTCCGACTGATCCAAAGCTTCAGCCGACCAGGCGTAACAGTCGATCAACCATTCTCCGGTCACGGGGCGATCCAGCAGTTCGAACAATCGGCTCCCATAATTGCGACGCATCACCCGACTTCCGATCGGGGTGGTCAAAATATCGATGATCGATTGCCGCAGATGATCCAGACCCGATAGCGGCTTCCCGGTATCAACACTCGATCCATTCATGACGGGATCTCACCTTCAAAATTGCAGACATAACCAGCATCGGTTATTTCATGGACAACTTGAGTCAAGGCCCAGTCACCATCAACACCCGGCCTGACATCGGATAAAATCAATTTCGCTTCAGCAGCCATAGCAACATCCCCCGCACAACTGCCGCTGATCTTGGCATTGCCACGCTGTAACGATTCAAACTCTGATTTAGCCGCCGCCGTGGCAATCGCGGCATTCGGTTGTTTTTTTATTAGCCGCTTGGCCGGGGATCCGCTGCCGACCACAACTTCTATGTCCTTGGCCTGGTCCGTATCTCGATAGACAGCAATCACAGAACTGTACTTGTCCCGTTCAGGAAAAGAGGCATTCCAGCGGTTCAAATCACTACGAACTTTATGGACAGCAGGCAGGTCCTTACCGGAAAAACTTTTTACTTGCCCCCTGGGCACAAACAACAGCAGATCATTGACCGGCTTGGCGACAGCGTCATAACGTTTTGCCAGCTCGGTCAGCAGGTTCATGTCAGACTGGTTGTCCTGATCCAGATGTTCCAGCGGGATCGATGCCAGTTCCTCTGCCACCCGGGGTTGATAACCATGTGCCTTGGCTATAGTGGCCACCAGATCACCAACGCTGATATTGTCAAAGCTGCGAATCCGTTTTTCTTTTAAGCCTTTGCGCAAATCAGCCGATCTGGACCGAATCGTCAATGTGTCTGGAGGACCGCTCAGAACGGGTTCATCGACAATAAAAATCCCCTTCGGATCGAGACCGGTTTCTTTATAACCCAGTGCAATCGTCAACTTGACACCGGTGCGAGGCAGATCAATAGAGGGCTTACGGTCATCCAACACGATTTCCAACGTGTCACTGATCACGCCGGACACATCGGTCAAGGCCATCCGGATCAAGCGATTACGTATCAGATTTGTCAAATCCTTGCCGTCTACTGATATGAGGTAATCAGGTGTCATTGGTTAATCCCACAGCTTGATGGTTTCGGTAACGGTTGTATTTTGTGCCAGCTCAGGCAGGTTGATTTCTAATCCCGCTGAGTAAACAGTTCCCAGATCAGCCAAACCGGGATTGGCTTCCAGCACAGCTTCAACAGCGCCGCTGGTATAGCCGTAATAGGCAAAACAAATCTGATCGAGCATGTCACCATCCTGGCAGCGGTAGATTTGGGCCATCAGCTATCATCCCCGTAATGCCCGAGCTTGATGCGAAATTCCTGCTTGCGTGGTACGCCGTCGGAAAAGAATATCGTTTGGCTTTCTTCCACCCTCTCAACGCACCACTTGCCCCAGGAGCGACCGGTGCCATCAATCAACAATAATGGTTGCCCTTTGCCGGCTAACTCTCGCAAGGCATCAATCTGGCCAAAGCCGCCGCGATAACCGGGCAGGATGACACCATCAAGACTGATACTGTCAGTACCAATACCGATAAACTGTTTTGCCGGGCGGCGCCCCACACGGTTCTGCACCGGCCATCGATATTCAACTTCGCGGCTTAATTTTTGATAAGCGGCGGTATCGATCCCGAAACGGAAGTCACCCAGGGCCATCATGATGGTGGTTTTAGTCATAGAGACGGCCTCGCTGTTGGGCTGCCAGACGTTGTTCACTGGCCATGAGTTCACGCTGAACGACTGCTGCCACATCTTCGGCACTCTGACCCGGAGCCTGATGAATTTCTATTTTGGGGTTACTGTGAATAACGTTACTACGCGAGGCAGGGGAAACCCGAGGCAGCACGGAACGTGAAGATGCAGGAGAATCTGAACGCATTCTTCCCGCAGCAACAGCGGCTCCAACTTCTGCTCCTTTTGATGAGCCAAAACCAAAAAGCTTACCAATAAAGCCACCAACGGAAGTCACTTTGTCCCAGATGGTATCGATCAACACCTGGAAGGGTTCCCAGTTTTTATACAAGGCAATACCACCGGCAATCAGCGCACCAACTCCGGCAACGATCAAACCAATCGGGTTAGCCGTTAAGGCCACGTTCCAGGCCCACTGTGCCGCTGTCAAGATACCGGTTCCGACAGCAGCAGCTTTTTGAGCTACGGCGGCACCGATAAGCTGGACTTTTTGAGCGGCCAGCAGAAGATTTGTTTTGGCAGTTCCGGAACGGAAGAAATCAAAGACGCCTTTCGTAATCTGAATCCCATCAGAGAAGAAGGTCAAAGCATAGCGGCCACCAATCATGGCAGCGTTCAACAACACAATACCAGCCGTTGCCCCAACGATAACTTTCGTTGTCCCAGGGAACTTTTCTGTCATCTCAGCGACACCATTCACAACCGAGCCGATCGGTTGCAGCACAGCGTTGACACCGGGCAACAGGGCAGATCCCAAAGCAATAGCAAGGCCTCTGGTTTGCTGACCGGCTAAATCTACCTGACCGGAATAGGAATCGAGAAACTTCTGATATTTTTCATCGACCACACCGGCGGATTCGTCGCGAACTTCTTGATAACCGGCCTTAAGCTTCTTGAGATTATTAAGGAGCAGAGCAACACCTGACCCCTCATCCCCGAAGGCCTTTTGTAAGGCATCGGCTTTTTCATCCGGATCATCGAACATCGCCATCGATTCTTCCAGGTTGCCGAGGGTATCAATCAGGTTGAGCGAGCCATCGGCATTACGCTCCATCGAGAAACCAAACTCATCAGCGGCCGTCGTCATCTGCCTGAGCATGGCATTAAACGCTGTACCAGCCGTTCCACCCTGAAGACCAGCACTGTTGAACTGACCTAACACCGCAGCCGTTTGTTCCAGGTCGACATTATATTTGATCGCCCCTTTGGCACCCTGCTTGAAGGATTCACCCAGTTGATTAAAATCGCGTAGCTGATATTTCAATTGGGTTTTGGTCAGAACATCACCAATACGGCCAATCTTTTCGGTGGCACTTCCAGCCAGACTATCAGCCATATTGTTGAAGACCACACCAACAACTTCACCAACCCCTTCAGCGGCTCCGTTGGTGACCTTGGCGACTTTGGCCACAATCTCGGTACCAGCGCGGCTGGTTGCGGCATCGAGCCCGGCACTGTTCAGGGCATAATTGATATTGAGCAGGTCGGTCTGGTCGCCCAGCTTGTGACGTGAAAACTCCAGAACCTGTTTATTGGCTGCCTCAAGATCGGCATCTGACACCATCGTACCCAGGCGGGTTTTTGCTCGATCATAATCGAGAGCACCACCCAAACCGGCACCCATGGCATAAATACTGCCGACAGCGCCAACCATCTGGCCGCGCATCTGACCGCGAATATTTTTATTGCGAACCAGCTTCTGCTGCCGATCAACGGCCCGGTTGGCCAGATTCATTTCCTTGGTTAACCGCTGTTGTTCCCGAGCCAGGCGACCGATATCGATACCGTATTCTTTCGCCTTCGTTGCAGCTTGCTGATATTTCTTCATCGTTGCACCGATTTTGACATTCATCTCATCGGCACTGTGCAAGCCATCTTTTTTGGCTGCTTGAAGCTTCAGCAGTTCTGATCTATACTTAGAGACATCATCAACCAGCGAAGAACCAATTTTAATCTGTTTCAGTTGCTTCTCACTGGCTCTGGCTTTTTGCTCCAAGGTTTTAAACGCGCTGCCGACAGTCGCAGAAAGAGTGCCGCCAATGACCACCCCAAGTGCCAACGACTTATCCATAAAGGATTCCTCCCTGGAGCAAACCTTGAAGTTTTTGTTGGTTTTTGTGTCTCACCTGACAACCTTCTTTCTCTGTTATTCTCAAGATATCGGCTTTGTTGCGTCACTGATCGGTGCCGTTGCTACCGGCTGGATCATCATGCTGATTTTCTCCGTTGTTTTTCTTTTCTGTGCCCCTGTTCTTGCTATTGTCTGGGCAGCACTTCGAGCCATTTCTGCAGATCGTCAATCTGCAGATCTAACAGCTCGTTAAGTCCCCATCCCGTATGGGATGCCAGGGCGACTATTCCTTCTCTGATTTCTCTTTCCGACGGGACAAAAAACCGCTATACACCTTTTGCACCTCACCGTAATCCGCCATATCAAGCTCTTCGATAACTTCCAGCTGAACTTCACACAGGTTAGCGAACAACTTGATTTCCATTTCTGCGTTTGATTCACAGCCTTTTTGTGCGGTGACCTGATCACGGGCTTTACCCCGACGCATTTCAAGTTGGGTTATTTCTTCACCATCGACAGTGACCGGATAATCCAAAACAATTGTTCTCATTTGTAACCTCTTTAAAGTCACGCAGCAGTCACCCGCCCCGCGCTGAATCTAATGTTAAATACCAATCGCTGCCCGCTGATCAGCCAGCTGGTCAGTGCCATCGATAATGCGGATCATGTTCTCGACATCGATCTCATGCACAACAGCGCCATCGATTGACTGTTTGAAATATGTCAGCTCCCACTTCAACTTGACCGCCCCTTTATCGCCAGGTTTCCAGCTCCCCTGGTCAATCTCGGTCAAGGTGCCGCGCATATTGATCAACACCGGAACAATGGTTCCATCACGATCAATCGCGCCCCGGCCAGTCAGTGGATGATTACTGCCCTTGGTCAAACCAAACAGTTTGAACAATTGAGCATCGTAACTTTGCAGGGTTGCTGAAGCTTCCAGCGGTTCCATTCCCATGTCATGTTTGGCTTCGGTATCCATGCCGCCAGCGCGGAAACCCTCGGTTTTGATAGTCAATTTTGGCGGGGTAAACTCTTCAATCTTTCCAGCCTGGCCGCGACCATCAACGAACAGGTTCAGGTTTTTTAAAATATCTGCTTGTGCCATCAGTGAATTCCTCCCGTAGGGGCGCTGCTTGCCGCGCCCATTCTCTTAGCCGAAGATTGCTTCAACGGTATAATCGTTATTGATTTGCGCAGCAAAGGTGACCCGTTCAGCGACACCGTAGCGACCATAGTCAAAATTGAAATAAGCTTGCCCGGCATCCATAGTGTCCTTGGTATTCATTTCAGGATCGAACCAGCATTTGCCACCGCTGATAGCCGGGTTATTGCCCCGCGCCAGATAACGCAGGAAGTTATTGACTCCCTCGGTCACATCCTCTGCGTAAGTTTTGGTGATGTTGCGATCAACAGCCCACAGATGAGCCCGCAACAGGCTTTCCAGGATCATGTCATCAAGACGGACATGCGCTTCAAACGCCCACAACGGATCATCACTACAGGTGCGGTTGCCCCAGATGCGAAAACCGTCCTGACGAACGATAGTGGCAACTTCCGCTTCGTTGAGAAGATTGGCGCGGCAGTTTTGGTCCCAGAGAGTAAAGTCGATATCGCGGGTTGTTCCACCGATACCGTTGATAATGTTGTTGGAAATCGACCACCAGAAACCACGGGTGCCATCGGCATCCAGCTTGGCGCGGACACCGGCCACACGGGCAGAGTTGGGGCGATTGACATAGGCCCCGTCGACAAAAACCTTGACGCCGGGATCACAAACAAACACGCGCTTGCTGCCAAAATCACCTCGCCAGGTGAGGGCATCAGCATCGACTGTGTCGGGCCCATCAGCATAGATCATCGCTCGTAGTCGCTCGGCAATACCGATCATTTCTGAAACCACAGGATTGGCCAGATCTCCCGGACGTTGACCGGTAAAACCTGGAACACAAAGGATACGGGGGACAACCCCGGTGACGGATTCAGCAGCCAGCAGCGCATGCACACCCTGATAAGCTCCGGTTCCGGCATCGATACCACCAACCAGGTTGGTCATGGTGGCTGTCTCGTCAACACCCTCTTCAACGCGGATCACAACCACCACAGCGCCGCACTGGTCAAAGATATCGTCGATCGCGTCAGGCAGGGTGCCACTGCCGTCACCAACGGTATCCAGCAACGCCGCTTCGGTGCGGTTCCCTGCAATCAACACCGGAGTGTTCAGCGGAAAGGCCGTCGCATCGGCATCGGGTGCCGTGCCGATCAGACCGATAACGCCGGAGCGCACAACGCTGATCGGGCGCGGCCCGGTATCAAGGGTGAATGCTTCGAGTCCGTGTAAAAAAGCCATGGTTTAGTCCTCCTGTTTACTGGGTTTGGTTTTCTCTTTTGTCCCAACCGGCTTGATTTTACCCTGTAACAGCAGGTACTTAGCCTGCTGACCAGAGAGCGATACTTTTTCGTCAGGCTTGCAGGTCTGGTTGGTCGTTGGATTTATGAGTGGTTTAACGACAATGTACGTGTTCATAGATGCTCCTTATTCAATTTCTCCGGTATGCTCACCATCTGGAGCTCCGGACGTTGTTGTCACCACTGCGTTCTGCTGTATTTCTTCGATAATTCCGAGACACATGGCCTCAAGAACATCATCGCGATAACCAAGGACATCCCCGTTGACGCTGGTCTGTACATGAGTACAAGTGGCAATATGGGCTCGAATTTTCCCGGCCATACTCTCTTTAGTCATTGCCATCAGAACGATTCCTTAACCGTTGGTGATATATGAGGATGAGGCATACCGGTAAAGCTGCAAAGACAGTCGCCTTGCACCGATCCTTTAACCCCGCCGCCGTCTTTACCGATTATTTCCACCGTGTCCTTGCCGATGACTGTGACCTTTCCTTCAGCAGAGACCGTCAATGCCCCGGAGTCGCGGTGATGTTCAACAAAACTGCCATTGGCAAACGTGATTTTCCGTATATTCTCATCAGCTGCCGGGGCCGGATGATCCGTGCAATAAATAGCCGGGAGAACAATCCCACGAGCCGGATCACCACCGGGAGACAACACCATCACTTGTTCCCTTGGTTCCGGAGCCCACCAGTCCCGATCATTACCAGCCCGCCCAGTAAACCAGGGGAGCCAGTCTGTTTTCATGGAGCCACAGTCAATCCGTACCCGGGCTTTTTCTGCATCAAGTTCAGCCACAGTGCCAACCATCAACAAACTTTCTATCATCCGCTCCAATGCGGCTATGCGTTGTTGCAAATCAATCATTTACGGTAACTCCGAAATCAGGTGATAATCTTCGGCATGAGCAAGACCAATGTTGGGAGCAATTCCCAGATAGATTTCAGTCGGGGTGATTCCTTCACCATTCCAGATCGATTCACCCACACGGATTTCATGGGTCCACTCGACCACCCAGACGACATAGCCCATCAGCTCCGGCTTGAATTCATCAGGAGCGACCCTGGTTATTTTTCCCGGACCGCACGGCTGGCCAAAGCGACCGGCTTCAAAAATCTTAAGAGACACTGCAACCGCCAGATTTGCGGCATCGAGCTTGGCCCTTGAGCTGCGCTGTAAAACGATGTAGGCGCTGAATCGGGCCGTAAATGCCAGCTCTCCCGTGCCGGGATCGTCTTCCGGGGAAAGCTCAGATAGCTCGATCAACACCGCAGGACTGACAATCTTTTTTGCCAGTTCCGGATATTTTTCACAGGTCGGCAGTTCGGCAACTGTAAAGGCTTCTCTGAGCGTTGTTTCGATAGCGTTGTGTAGATCAGTCGTCATTTGTACCAGCCCATTTCAAATTTCAATTCATGTTCAAAAATCTCCGCCAGTTTCAGTTCAGCGGGGCGCTCATATTTTTCAAGAAGTTGTTCCATTTCTTCTGCAATCGGCAATTGCATCTTGATTACGGGGAAGCGTCTTTTATCTTTCCTTTTCCAAACCTTTGGCGCATCACCAAAAACATTGACAAAAAATGCCTTGTCAAAAAAATGCTGATACACCCGCGTCCCTTTCATGCGTCTGGTCTGCCTGGGCTTACCCAGCAAATGAGCATCAATAGGATTCACTCCGATCCAGATATTGGCCCAGAGGGTTTTCCCTTCACGGTAAATATGATGCTTAAATCTGCTCTTAATCGCTTTTTGACGAATACCTGCTACAGTTGCCAACTCTCTTGCCAACTGCGTTTGCAACCAACGTCGTAACCTACGAATTGCCCGGGTTTTGGCTTTATCGATCTGGGTAATCGTTGCCCCCAAATCAGCAGTCAATTGTTCAACGCTGTGATTAAAATCGATCCCGACCGTTGGCTGACTCATTGCTCATTCACCCGGATCTCTGTAAATTGGTTCTTACGCCGGATTGGCTCGGCAAAGACCAGATATTCTGAACCATCCTCACAGGTTAAAAGTGCCCCCTCCCCGATCAGTTCAGCATCTTCCGGCAAGCACAGAAAAACCGGCTGGCCAATCGCACCGGGCATTGATCCCAGGGCGGTGTCATCTACTCCGTCGTCAAAGATCATGGGGCGGGTAAAGACCGAGCCTTCAGGTGTTGCGATGGTGACCGGTTCGCCAGAATCGCGGATTTCCATCCGGCAGACTTCCATTGGATCAATAGCCATTACTTAATCACCTCTTCGATGGTATCGATCTCGATCCCGGCGCGAATGGCCAACTGGATCAGCAACACGCGGATCTTTCGTAGCTCTTTCAAGCGCTCATCTTCCGCAGCTTTCAACTTGGCCTGGCACTTTTCCCGACACGCCTGACACTTTTTTTCGGTCTGATAACGGGTACCAAGGGTCGACCTGCTGTAACCTGCTTTAATCAGTAACGATCCAAGCTGGGCAAGCACCCACCAGAAGATCACCTGCATTGCAATTGTCTTGTCCATTGGCCCCGTCTGTTGCTGTGGTTAAAAGGAAAAAACCCTGGTAACTGCAGGAGAGTACAGTCACCAGGTAAGTGCTGGCCTATTCCTGACCCTTCTTTTCCAAATCGCCCTGGGCTTGGTCAACGACCTCAGAAACCTGATCCTGAGCGTCCTTGATTATTTCAGCGGCCTCTTCCTCAGCTGCCTTGATGATCTTTTTTGCCTGCTTTTCGGCGGCAGCAATAATCTCATCCGCTTTCTGCTGTCCGGCAGGTTGACTTGCCTGCTCCAGGGTTTGCGGCAGACAGGCTTTGTTTGTGTCGATCAACTCTTTTGCAATATCCTTGGCGCAGTCGAATATCCCGGAATCCGTTCCAGGGACCCGGTTCTCGCCTTTGTATTTAATCGTTTCCAGTGCGACTATTTTCACAATAAGACCTCGCTTTTAATGGGGATCCGGGACTGATTCTCATCTGCCCCGGAAGGAATTAAACAACCTTGGCGGAAACAAATGCATCCGGTTGCAGCAATGCCGGCAACGGCGCTGACTGCACCAGAATGTAACGCACGGACGGATCTTCTTTTTCCCAGCTTTTGGGGAAACGTTTGACGGCAAAGTTCCCGGCTTTCAGGTCCTGAATCATGCCGTAGAGTTTTTTGTTCTTCGCGGCACTGCTCCCCAGCCAGAACTTGTCAGCAGGGACATAGGGTTGCGTATTACCGTCATCATCGGTGTACCAGGATTGGTAGGTGTAGAGGTCGACGTTGACACCGATATCCCGGTAAGTGCCGACAAAGGTCACACCTTCCGGCAGCAGCGTCGGATCGATCTTGCCCTGCTCGATATTCTTGTTGTCGAGTTTTGCAGTCACTTTCGGATGGTTGATAAATGCCGCCATGGCATCGGTGCCCGCAACGGCAATACCGGAGACAACTCCGGAGTCCTTGGCGTTCAATTCGCACCAGGCGCGAATATCAGCGCCCGGATCACTGTTGACGGTATCGGACCAAAGGTCTGTCCCCGTCAGGGTGATCTTGTGGGTGCCGTTCATCTGGAAATCAATCGAAGTGTCGACGCCATCCCCTTGGATAATCACTGCGCCGGTATCCAGTTCCTGGGCAGCCATCCACTCTTCACGGGCCATGATTTCGTCATCAGCTTCAGCCAACAGCTTTCCGGTTTTTTCCGCCAGGCGCTGGCCATGATTTTTTCCACCTGCGTAGATGGTTTCTCCCGTCGATGGGGCATTAAGATCGGAAGGGTCAAGGGCTTTGAGCGGCTTCACATAAGGAGGCTCGAAGGTTTTCATGACCCGGCCGTCTTTTTCCATCAGCTTGCCGGCAACCACCGGAGCAACAAACGGAGCCAGACGTCGCTTGCCTTTAATAATTTCAATATCAACAGCCTTGGTGCCGAAAACTTCTTCACCTCTGAAAAAGGTTCGCAGCAGAAACGTTGTCGCACCTTTGCGCTCATCAAGGGCAGCCATCATGGTACGTGATTTAAACAGACTGACATTCCCAAGCAGCAATGGAGCCGCTTTTCCGGCATCGTCCAACCCGGCAATGTGGGGCAAGCTGTCAGCAAATACGGGTACGCCGATAAACGCCATAACGACGCCGATCAGCACAACCAGGGACGAAATGAGTGCAAACTTTCTCATGATCTAGTCTCCTTCGGGGTTAATTGCGGATCAGGCCGCTACAGTTTTTTTGATAAAAATCGACAGATCGCGCAACGCATCACGATGTGTATCTGCCGTGTCTGTCCCACCAAATGTCAGGGAACGCTCGGTGAACTCGCCAGCCAGATATAACGGAGCAACAGCGTCTCCGGCTGAAGCATCAACATCTTGAGCCAGCACGGCCACCGGGGCTTGGATTGACGCGGTACCACTGGCAGAATCGACAATAACCAGCTTGTTGTCATTGCCGCTGTCTTTAGCCAGCACGGTCCCGCGAACCAGAGTTTGACCGGTCAGAATGGTTCCATCACCGGTCACCAGCGGGAAATCGCCCGCGATCAGGTTGTCAGGGGTGTAAGTTTCGAGATCAGCCATATTGATATCCTCCTAAAGGATTGGTTGCGGCCTTAGCCTTTGTTCATTCCGGAAACGAGACCAGAGACGTTTTCCTGGGTCTCTCTTGCTTCAGCGTCGTCATCTCCAGGCTCTGCAGCATTGGGGGCCTTTGGCGCCTCGGCTACAATCTTTTTGTGGGTGGTTTGGCGCAGTTGGTTCTCTGCTTGATTGACGGCCAGAGCTGCTTCTGCTCCGGTGGTTTTGCCATCGGCAGCAAGTGCTTCGATCAGTTCTTCATGGCCGGGGATCAGGGCCGCACGAACAGCTTTGAC
This window encodes:
- a CDS encoding phage baseplate assembly protein V, with amino-acid sequence MIDLQQRIAALERMIESLLMVGTVAELDAEKARVRIDCGSMKTDWLPWFTGRAGNDRDWWAPEPREQVMVLSPGGDPARGIVLPAIYCTDHPAPAADENIRKITFANGSFVEHHRDSGALTVSAEGKVTVIGKDTVEIIGKDGGGVKGSVQGDCLCSFTGMPHPHISPTVKESF
- a CDS encoding head decoration protein, which codes for MADLETYTPDNLIAGDFPLVTGDGTILTGQTLVRGTVLAKDSGNDNKLVIVDSASGTASIQAPVAVLAQDVDASAGDAVAPLYLAGEFTERSLTFGGTDTADTHRDALRDLSIFIKKTVAA
- a CDS encoding phage tail protein; protein product: MSQPTVGIDFNHSVEQLTADLGATITQIDKAKTRAIRRLRRWLQTQLARELATVAGIRQKAIKSRFKHHIYREGKTLWANIWIGVNPIDAHLLGKPRQTRRMKGTRVYQHFFDKAFFVNVFGDAPKVWKRKDKRRFPVIKMQLPIAEEMEQLLEKYERPAELKLAEIFEHELKFEMGWYK
- a CDS encoding phage tail sheath subtilisin-like domain-containing protein translates to MAFLHGLEAFTLDTGPRPISVVRSGVIGLIGTAPDADATAFPLNTPVLIAGNRTEAALLDTVGDGSGTLPDAIDDIFDQCGAVVVVIRVEEGVDETATMTNLVGGIDAGTGAYQGVHALLAAESVTGVVPRILCVPGFTGQRPGDLANPVVSEMIGIAERLRAMIYADGPDTVDADALTWRGDFGSKRVFVCDPGVKVFVDGAYVNRPNSARVAGVRAKLDADGTRGFWWSISNNIINGIGGTTRDIDFTLWDQNCRANLLNEAEVATIVRQDGFRIWGNRTCSDDPLWAFEAHVRLDDMILESLLRAHLWAVDRNITKTYAEDVTEGVNNFLRYLARGNNPAISGGKCWFDPEMNTKDTMDAGQAYFNFDYGRYGVAERVTFAAQINNDYTVEAIFG
- a CDS encoding major capsid protein yields the protein MRKFALISSLVVLIGVVMAFIGVPVFADSLPHIAGLDDAGKAAPLLLGNVSLFKSRTMMAALDERKGATTFLLRTFFRGEEVFGTKAVDIEIIKGKRRLAPFVAPVVAGKLMEKDGRVMKTFEPPYVKPLKALDPSDLNAPSTGETIYAGGKNHGQRLAEKTGKLLAEADDEIMAREEWMAAQELDTGAVIIQGDGVDTSIDFQMNGTHKITLTGTDLWSDTVNSDPGADIRAWCELNAKDSGVVSGIAVAGTDAMAAFINHPKVTAKLDNKNIEQGKIDPTLLPEGVTFVGTYRDIGVNVDLYTYQSWYTDDDGNTQPYVPADKFWLGSSAAKNKKLYGMIQDLKAGNFAVKRFPKSWEKEDPSVRYILVQSAPLPALLQPDAFVSAKVV